One genomic region from Athalia rosae chromosome 3, iyAthRosa1.1, whole genome shotgun sequence encodes:
- the LOC105685652 gene encoding ubiquitin-conjugating enzyme E2 T-like, with product MQKATRLKREVERMMANPPEGISCYPNNDKIDNLSVSILGPPGSPYEGGLFQLEVEIPESYPFEPPRLKFLTPVYHPNIDESGRICMDLLKMPPNGGWKATINIENLLTAVQLLLRYPNPDDPLMVEIADLYRFNKSEFEKKARKHTEDNAMKK from the coding sequence ATGCAAAAGGCAACTCGTTTGAAGCGTGAAGTTGAAAGAATGATGGCAAATCCCCCGGAGGGGATATCTTGTTAtccaaataatgataaaatagaTAATTTATCCGTCAGTATATTGGGCCCTCCTGGTAGTCCCTATGAAGGTGGCTTATTCCAACTAGAGGTTGAAATCCCAGAGAGTTATCCTTTTGAACCACCTAGGCTCAAATTTCTCACACCTGTCTATCATCCAAATATAGATGAGTCTGGCAGAATATGCATGGATCTCTTAAAAATGCCTCCCAATGGAGGCTGGAAAGCAACAATCaatattgaaaatcttttAACTGCGGTTCAACTGTTACTCCGATACCCAAACCCAGATGATCCACTAATGGTTGAGATTGCTGATTTATACCGATTCAATAagtcagaatttgaaaaaaaagcccgAAAGCATACTGAAGATAATGCCATGAAAAAGTGA
- the LOC105685642 gene encoding solute carrier family 17 member 9: MDKSSIQEVVDTVTNSSTAESKINRFWSRKERRKWFLILLYGTCLVYATRTSVPLLMPAISKERHWSKTDSGTILSSFFWGYTLTQVASGFISDRIGGQKVIFFAAIGWSLTTFFMPEIIYTFTNNDASIRLVASIRTLNGAFQGMHFPSMISLTSQRLHEADRASFFSLLTSGSALGTLLTGSLGSYLLDNYNWTKVFQVLGGLGLLWTVLLSYYSFSLMQRAAPNKSLTANSLPWFQLLSKPPFWACVLGHACQNNCFFVLLSWMPTYFHDTFPEGKGWVVNMVPWLSLLPSTFLGKTLSEKLIKTGYSVTMTRKIIETICLMTQSINLLILAFVSSFQGAIFCLALIIGGTGFHNNAIAVNPSDLAPRHSGSVFGLMNTVGAIPGFLGVYMAGHILELTHSWSMVFVITSMINVLGCITYLSFGSGNAMI, encoded by the exons ATGGATAAATCAAGCATCCAGGAAGTTGTAGATACTGTAACAAACTCATCGACTGCAGAGTCGAAAATAAACCGATTCTGGTCGAG aaaaGAGAGACGGAAATGGTTCTTGATATTACTCTATGGAACATGTTTGGTATATGCAACAAGAACTTCAGTGCCACTGCTGATGCCTGCAATCAGCAAAGAGAGACATTGGTCCAAAACAGATTCTGGTACAATATTATCCAGTTTCTTCTGGGGTTATACATTGACCCAAGTGGCCAGTGGATTTATCAGCGATCGCATTGGGGGGCAAAAAGTGATATTCTTTGCCGCAATCGGGTGGTCTCTCACTACATTCTTCATGCCTGAAATTATTTACACCTTCACAAATAACGATGCTTCGATCAGGCTTGTGGCCTCAATCCGCACCTTGAATGGCGCCTTTCAAG GAATGCATTTTCCCAGCATGATAAGTCTGACAAGCCAGCGTTTACACGAGGCCGACAGAGCTTCATTCTTCAGTCTCTTAACTTCGGGATCAGCCTTAGGGACTCTTCTCACTGGATCATTGGGCTCGTACTTGTTGGACAATTATAATTGGACCAAAGTCTTTCAAGTCTTAG GTGGTTTGGGTTTGCTGTGGACGGTCTTACTGAGCTACTATTCATTTTCACTAATGCAAAGAGCGGCTCCGAACAAATCCTTGACTGCCAACTCCTTGCCATGGTTTCAACTTTTGTCTAAGCCACCATTCTG GGCTTGTGTACTCGGTCATGCCTGCCAGAATAATTGTTTCTTTGTGTTACTTTCGTGGATGCCAACATATTTCCACGATACATTTCCCGAAGGAAAG GGATGGGTCGTGAATATGGTCCCATGGCTATCTTTGCTGCCATCCACTTTTCTTGGAAAGACGTTatcggaaaaattaattaagacTGGCTACTCCGTTACCATGACaaggaaaattattgaaactaTTTGCCTAATGACACAATCGATTAATCTTCTGATTTTGG cttttgtaAGCAGTTTTCAAGGTGCCATATTTTGTCTAGCTCTGATTATCGGTGGTACAGGGTTCCATAATAATGCTATTGCTGTAAATCCATCTGACCTTGCACCGAGACATTCTGGTAGTGTTTTTGGATTGATGAATACCGTTGGCGCAATACCTG GATTTCTCGGAGTTTACATGGCTGGTCATATACTGGAACTGACACACAGCTGGTCTATGGTATTTGTGATTACGTCAATGATCAATGTTCTGGGATGTATCACTTACTTATCATTTGGATCCGGTAACGCTATGATTTAA
- the LOC105685651 gene encoding uncharacterized protein LOC105685651 isoform X2, whose translation MAGGDAEICGFLDAKLPGNRGMTQRVKKRSLAPWKVWRRHWCSIRKLGSGLGIEVRLDCGISSGGATVPKDRDNAIKIPADAIICRTESRSKQFAFGIFPAKERKPLLYLSGNSETETQRWMANLRQVLKPRRHRFMEGMFHVSMVDNAHSRAAGLTGLHGDLVASRLGVFIKDVNSGEIKESLEWKELSQFHLPAAGRPEDVKRICVIHTSKEFRGGIGELHLFCFEAGRLLQDFVTQGRGPRHKHLNQRPLSLSEGDLRISVYNEGDSEKIAGPKMNMCTRAIDNVYQPEPASIPNIGSSLEELEEPCPRRVSNISVASGIYEEIMDDIDPSRTIKLPYNMYEDPEELLFGPCGPRQPPPPLPPRQRCGSGSTRNGSISDDGLDSEGGTRSATPSTQEDTTPTPTPEDKTITSQTPIDNSEYVPMSPRLKDLPYQAQNPAQEEFYMIMR comes from the exons ATGGCTGGTGGAGATGCGGAGATCTGTGGTTTTCTCGATGCTAAGCTGCCTGGCAACAGAGGAATGACACAGAGAGTTAAGAAGCGTTCTTTAGCACCTTGGAAGGTATGGAGACGCCACTGGTGTTCGATCAGAAAATTAGGTTCTGGACTTGGAATTGAAGTAAGATTAGACTGTGGAATAAGCAGCGGCGGAGCTACGGTACCCAAAGATAGAGACAATGCGATAAAAATACCAGCAGACGCTATAATATGTCGTACAGAATCAAGGTCCAAGCAATTtgcttttggaatttttcctgccaaagaaagaaaaccctTACTCTACCTTTCTGGCAACTCTGAAACTGAAACTCAACGCTGGATGGCCAATCTCAGGCAGGTGCTCAAACCCCGAAGACATCGCTTCATGGAGGGCATGTTCCATGTTTCAATGGTTGACAATGCACATTCCAGGGCAGCAGGTCTAACAG GACTCCATGGTGATCTGGTCGCCAGTCGATTAGGTGTATTCATCAAGGATGTTAATTCCggagaaataaaggaaagTCTGGAATGGAAAGAATTGAGTCAATTCCATCTTCCAGCTGCAGGACGACCGGAAGATGTTAAAAGAATTTGTGTAATCCACACATCTAAAGAATTCCGTGGTGGTATCGGTGAACtgcatttgttttgtttcgaaGCTGGAAGATTGCTTCAAGATTTCGTTACTCAGGGTAGGGGTCCAAGACACAAGCATTTGAATCAGAGGCCGTTAAGTCTGAGTGAAGGAGATTTACGGATCTCTGTTTACAACGAGGGAGATTCTG aaaaaatagcTGGCCCAAAAATGAACATGTGCACACGAGCAATCGACAATGTGTACCAACCCGAACCAGCCAGTATTCCAAACATTGGATCGAGTTTAGAAGAACTAGAAGAACCCTGTCCAAGAAGAGTTTCCAACATATCAGTAGCCTCTGGTATTTATGAAGAAATTATGGATGATATTGATCCATCAAGAACAATAAAACTTCCTTATAATATGTATGAAGATCCAGAGGAATTACTTTTTGGACCCTGTGGCCCCAGGCAGCCTCCGCCACCTCTTCCACCTAGGCAAAGATGTGGATCTGGATCAACTCGCAACGGGAG cATTAGTGACGATGGCTTAGACTCTGAAGGTGGTACTAGATCGGCTACGCCAAGTACCCAGGAAGATACTACGCCAACGCCGACACCGGAGGATAAAACGATTACCAGCCAAACACCCATTGATAATTCGGAATATGTTCCAATGTCGCCAAGACTGAAAGATCTTCCATATCAGGCTCAAAATCCTGCTCAGGAAGAATTTTATATGATAATGCGCTGA
- the LOC105685339 gene encoding glutamate--tRNA ligase 2-like, which yields MNKVQRALLSSSNLKTFLKRSYRTQGVHVRFAPSPTGYLHLGGLRTALCKMMRLSIGSSKPRKFYSTLGRHGSNRTRTRCCPRALDSL from the exons ATGAATAAAGTGCAGCGTGCTCTACTCTCCTCCTCGAATCTTAAAACATTTCTCAAAAGGTCGTACAGAACACAAGGAGTGCATGTTCGGTTTGCCCCGAGTCCAACAG GTTACCTGCATCTCGGAGGCCTCCGTACAGCTCTGTGCAAGATGATGCGACTATCCATTGGCTCGAGTAAACCAaggaaattttattctacgCTTGGAAGACACGGATCAAACAGGACTCGTACCAGATGCTGCCC aagaGCATTGGACAGTCTCTGA
- the LOC105685651 gene encoding uncharacterized protein LOC105685651 isoform X1: MAGGDAEICGFLDAKLPGNRGMTQRVKKRSLAPWKVWRRHWCSIRKLGSGLGIEVRLDCGISSGGATVPKDRDNAIKIPADAIICRTESRSKQFAFGIFPAKERKPLLYLSGNSETETQRWMANLRQVLKPRRHRFMEGMFHVSMVDNAHSRAAGLTGLHGDLVASRLGVFIKDVNSGEIKESLEWKELSQFHLPAAGRPEDVKRICVIHTSKEFRGGIGELHLFCFEAGRLLQDFVTQGRGPRHKHLNQRPLSLSEGDLRISVYNEGDSGTLPVLKSKIASSLISAGLGLLLSTRSGSEAKLLDDISENKILEKIAGPKMNMCTRAIDNVYQPEPASIPNIGSSLEELEEPCPRRVSNISVASGIYEEIMDDIDPSRTIKLPYNMYEDPEELLFGPCGPRQPPPPLPPRQRCGSGSTRNGSISDDGLDSEGGTRSATPSTQEDTTPTPTPEDKTITSQTPIDNSEYVPMSPRLKDLPYQAQNPAQEEFYMIMR; encoded by the exons ATGGCTGGTGGAGATGCGGAGATCTGTGGTTTTCTCGATGCTAAGCTGCCTGGCAACAGAGGAATGACACAGAGAGTTAAGAAGCGTTCTTTAGCACCTTGGAAGGTATGGAGACGCCACTGGTGTTCGATCAGAAAATTAGGTTCTGGACTTGGAATTGAAGTAAGATTAGACTGTGGAATAAGCAGCGGCGGAGCTACGGTACCCAAAGATAGAGACAATGCGATAAAAATACCAGCAGACGCTATAATATGTCGTACAGAATCAAGGTCCAAGCAATTtgcttttggaatttttcctgccaaagaaagaaaaccctTACTCTACCTTTCTGGCAACTCTGAAACTGAAACTCAACGCTGGATGGCCAATCTCAGGCAGGTGCTCAAACCCCGAAGACATCGCTTCATGGAGGGCATGTTCCATGTTTCAATGGTTGACAATGCACATTCCAGGGCAGCAGGTCTAACAG GACTCCATGGTGATCTGGTCGCCAGTCGATTAGGTGTATTCATCAAGGATGTTAATTCCggagaaataaaggaaagTCTGGAATGGAAAGAATTGAGTCAATTCCATCTTCCAGCTGCAGGACGACCGGAAGATGTTAAAAGAATTTGTGTAATCCACACATCTAAAGAATTCCGTGGTGGTATCGGTGAACtgcatttgttttgtttcgaaGCTGGAAGATTGCTTCAAGATTTCGTTACTCAGGGTAGGGGTCCAAGACACAAGCATTTGAATCAGAGGCCGTTAAGTCTGAGTGAAGGAGATTTACGGATCTCTGTTTACAACGAGGGAGATTCTGGTACTCTTCCAGTATTAAAATCTAAAATTGCATCCAGTTTGATAAGCGCTGGCTTAGGCTTATTGCTATCGACAAGATCTGGTAGTGAAGCAAAGTTGTTGGATGatatatctgaaaataaaattttagaaaaaatagcTGGCCCAAAAATGAACATGTGCACACGAGCAATCGACAATGTGTACCAACCCGAACCAGCCAGTATTCCAAACATTGGATCGAGTTTAGAAGAACTAGAAGAACCCTGTCCAAGAAGAGTTTCCAACATATCAGTAGCCTCTGGTATTTATGAAGAAATTATGGATGATATTGATCCATCAAGAACAATAAAACTTCCTTATAATATGTATGAAGATCCAGAGGAATTACTTTTTGGACCCTGTGGCCCCAGGCAGCCTCCGCCACCTCTTCCACCTAGGCAAAGATGTGGATCTGGATCAACTCGCAACGGGAG cATTAGTGACGATGGCTTAGACTCTGAAGGTGGTACTAGATCGGCTACGCCAAGTACCCAGGAAGATACTACGCCAACGCCGACACCGGAGGATAAAACGATTACCAGCCAAACACCCATTGATAATTCGGAATATGTTCCAATGTCGCCAAGACTGAAAGATCTTCCATATCAGGCTCAAAATCCTGCTCAGGAAGAATTTTATATGATAATGCGCTGA
- the LOC105685641 gene encoding elongator complex protein 3 → MVKKSRVYTETKEERMVMTIGEIIQQLLVAHQEGRDIDLNKLKTRISSKYGLESSPRLVDIIASVPLDAKKILLPKLKAKPIRTASGIAVVAVMCKPHRCPHINMTGNICVYCPGGPDSDFEYSTQSYTGYEPTSMRAIRARYNPFLQTRHRVEQLKQLGHSVDKVEFIVMGGTFMSLPEDYRDYFIRNLHDALSGYVSSNVEEAVKYSERSKTKCIGITIETRPDYCLKRHLSDMLKYGCTRLEIGVQSVYEDIARDTNRGHTVRAVSESFQLSKDAGFKVVAHMMPDLPNVDIERDVEQFMEFFENPAFRADGLKIYPTLVIRGTGLYELWKTGRYKSYSPSTLIDLIARILSLVPPWTRVYRVQRDIPMPLVSSGVEHGNLRELALARMKDLGTDCRDVRTREVGIQELHHKVRPYEVELIRRDYVANNGWETFLSYEDPTQDILVGLLRLRKCSNETFRSELKERCSIVRELHVYGSVVPVSARDPTKFQHQGFGTLLMEEAERIAKEEHQSRKIAVISGVGTRNYYRKMGYELDGPYMSKMLI, encoded by the exons ATGGTCAAGAAGAGTAGAG TATATACGGAAACCAAGGAAGAGCGTATGGTGATGACCATTGgggaaattattcaacaacTGCTGGTGGCACACCAAGAGGGAAGAGACATTGATTTGAACAAATTAAAGACCAGAATCTCTTCAAAATATGGTCTTGAATCATCCCCCAGACTTGTTGATATAATAGCCTCCGTACCTTTGGATGCTAAGAAAATCCTTTTGCCTAAGCTCAAAGCAAAGCCTATCAGAACCGCTAGTGGT attgctgttgttgctgtaaTGTGTAAGCCGCATAGATGCCCTCATATCAACATGACAGGGAATATATGTGTCTATTGCCCCGGTGGAccagattcggattttgaATACTCCACTCAGTCGTATACTGGTTATGAGCCCACATCGATGAGGGCAATACGGGCCAGATACAATCCTTTTTTGCAGACCAGACACCGTGTGGAACAA CTAAAGCAATTGGGCCACAGCGTGGATAAGGTAGAATTCATTGTAATGGGTGGTACCTTCATGTCCTTACCAGAAGATTATAGAGATTATTTCATACGAAATTTGCACGATGCTCTGTCGGGGTATGTGAGCTCTAATGTAGAGGAAGCTGTTAAATACTCGGAACGAAGCAAGACAAAGTGTATAGGAATCACAATAGAAACGCGTCCAGATTACTGCCTTAAAAGGCATCTCTCCGACATGCTCAAATACGG ATGTACCCGCCTCGAAATTGGAGTTCAATCTGTTTATGAAGATATTGCACGTGATACTAATAGAGGACATACTGTGCGGGCTGTTAGCGAAAGCTTCCAGCTTTCCAAAGATGCAGGTTTCAAAGTTGTAGCACATATGATGCCCGATTTGCCGAATGTCGATATTGAACGGGATGTTGAACAGTTTATG GAATTTTTTGAGAACCCAGCATTCCGAGCAGatggattaaaaatttatccgaCCCTTGTGATACGTGGTACTGGGCTCTACGAGTTATGGAAGACTGGACGCTATAAAAGCTACTCACCGAGTACTCTGATCGACCTCATCGCTCGTATCCTCTCGCTAGTGCCTCCGTGGACTCGAGTGTATCGAGTACAGCGGGATATCCCCATGCCTCTCGTTAG CTCTGGTGTGGAACATGGTAATCTTCGCGAATTAGCGCTGGCCAGAATGAAAGATTTGGGAACAGATTGCAGGGACGTCAGGACTAGAGAAGTGGGAATTCAAGAACTTCACCATAAAGTACGTCCATACGAAGTTGAGTTGATCCGTCGCGATTATGTCGCCAACAATGGTTGGGAGACCTTCCTCTCCTATGAGGATCCTACTCAGGATATTTTAGTTGGACTACTCCGACTTAGGAAATGCTCCAATGAAACCTTCAG GTCTGAATTGAAGGAAAGATGTTCGATAGTCCGTGAATTACACGTTTACGGAAGTGTAGTCCCTGTAAGCGCGAGGGATCCAACGAAATTTCAGCATCAGGGTTTTGGCACGCTGTTGATGGAAGAGGCTGAACGCATTGCCAAGGAGGAGCATCAATCTCGCAAGATTGCGGTCATATCAG GTGTCGGAACACGCAATTATTACCGGAAGATGGGCTACGAATTGGACGGGCCGTACATGTCGAAAATGTTGATCTGA